Proteins from one Bradyrhizobium roseum genomic window:
- a CDS encoding TRAP transporter substrate-binding protein, which yields MRLLSMLAGACLLLFPAALQAQTVWDMPTEYPPNAMPGVGLTAFTKHVAESSAGKLEIRPSFDAKAGIKSAGMLAAIADGRVPAGDAFAGALEAEDPIFALPSLPFLVTSTADAKRLAEIARPHLATALQKKGLRLLYLTPWPPSGIWSKKPLTSPPDLAALSIRTYDKTSSEVFLSVGAKAASISFADTMPKLVDGSINAVLSSGDGGAGRKLWEYLPCFSEITYSLPLSIASVNQAAYDGLSPDTRAAVDAASRHTESELWRALSTRLEENYQRMRQNGVAIDSNPEPSIVAALRTGAAAAQRAWCTRSGPVCAEILDAFKAGKP from the coding sequence TTGCGACTACTCAGTATGCTGGCCGGCGCGTGTCTCCTGCTGTTTCCGGCCGCCCTTCAGGCCCAGACCGTCTGGGACATGCCAACAGAATATCCGCCAAACGCGATGCCGGGCGTTGGCCTGACGGCCTTCACAAAACACGTCGCCGAATCCAGCGCAGGCAAACTCGAGATCAGGCCGAGCTTTGACGCCAAGGCCGGCATCAAATCGGCCGGCATGCTCGCCGCGATCGCCGACGGCCGGGTGCCCGCCGGCGATGCCTTTGCCGGCGCGCTGGAAGCCGAAGACCCGATCTTTGCGCTGCCTTCGCTGCCCTTTCTGGTAACGTCGACCGCCGACGCCAAACGCCTTGCCGAGATCGCGCGGCCGCATCTGGCGACGGCGCTGCAGAAGAAGGGCCTGCGGCTGCTTTATCTGACGCCGTGGCCGCCTTCAGGCATCTGGTCGAAGAAACCGCTGACGTCGCCGCCCGACCTCGCCGCGCTCTCCATTCGCACCTATGACAAGACCTCAAGCGAAGTATTCCTGAGCGTCGGCGCCAAGGCCGCATCGATCAGTTTCGCGGACACGATGCCGAAACTGGTCGACGGCAGCATCAACGCGGTGTTGTCGTCGGGAGACGGCGGCGCCGGCCGCAAGCTTTGGGAGTATCTGCCCTGTTTCAGCGAAATCACCTATTCGCTGCCGCTTTCGATCGCGAGCGTCAATCAGGCGGCCTATGACGGTTTGAGTCCGGACACGCGCGCCGCGGTCGATGCCGCCAGCCGTCACACCGAGAGCGAATTGTGGCGCGCGCTGTCGACCCGGCTGGAAGAGAACTATCAGCGTATGCGCCAGAACGGCGTCGCGATCGATTCAAATCCCGAGCCGTCGATCGTTGCAGCGCTGCGAACGGGGGCGGCGGCGGCGCAGCGCGCCTGGTGCACCCGCTCGGGGCCCGTCTGCGCCGAGATTCTTGACGCCTTCAAAGCCGGCAAACCATAG
- a CDS encoding (2Fe-2S)-binding protein, with translation MANLTINGKSISVDVEDDTPLLWAIRENVGLTGTKYGCGIAQCGACTVHVDGVAMRSCGVTVSEAAGKQITTIEGLASNGALHKVQQAWVANDVPQCGYCQSGMIMAVAALLKEKPKPTDQDINEAITNICRCGTFQQVREAIHAAANA, from the coding sequence ATGGCAAATCTCACGATCAACGGCAAATCAATCAGCGTGGACGTCGAAGACGACACCCCGCTCCTTTGGGCAATCCGGGAGAACGTCGGACTGACCGGAACCAAATATGGATGCGGCATCGCACAATGCGGCGCCTGCACCGTGCATGTCGACGGGGTCGCGATGCGCTCCTGCGGCGTCACGGTCAGCGAAGCCGCCGGCAAACAGATCACCACCATCGAGGGGCTCGCCAGCAATGGCGCCCTGCACAAGGTGCAGCAGGCCTGGGTGGCCAACGACGTGCCGCAATGCGGCTATTGCCAGAGCGGCATGATCATGGCGGTCGCCGCCCTTCTCAAGGAGAAGCCGAAGCCGACCGACCAGGACATCAACGAGGCCATCACCAATATCTGTCGTTGCGGGACCTTCCAACAGGTCCGCGAGGCAATCCACGCCGCAGCGAACGCCTGA
- a CDS encoding ABC transporter substrate-binding protein, whose translation MNRKIFARTVAIAGAAVLGLISGAFPVQAQEFGPPELIAAAKAEGKLVFYTANFAEVEQLVIKQFNKRFPEIKVEMVRAPGGQLITRVRTEAAAGKLIADVVDHSDRGLMLPMEDMFQDYTPPNAADYNPDALISKKLWPRATIAWSIAYNTELVKDPPKSWMDLTKPEYNKLTGQVFAQSGGTTWTRIMFERQVLGEDYWKKQAATRPVLYPSGAPMADSLVRGEVAMGPLLYNVIYQKKKDGAPVGIFFPPEGAPVNPYASGIPKTAANPNAAKLFLNWCLSKEGQTFMIKELGNLTSLKEPPAYPEGFDPKVVKVWYPKFEDYVKLQATWVAEWDKTFGYRQ comes from the coding sequence GTGAACAGAAAAATCTTCGCGAGAACCGTCGCCATCGCCGGCGCCGCCGTTCTGGGCTTGATATCGGGCGCTTTTCCGGTGCAGGCGCAGGAGTTCGGTCCGCCCGAATTGATCGCCGCCGCGAAGGCCGAAGGCAAGCTGGTGTTCTACACGGCGAACTTCGCCGAGGTCGAGCAACTGGTCATCAAGCAGTTCAACAAGCGCTTTCCCGAGATCAAGGTCGAGATGGTGCGCGCGCCTGGCGGCCAGTTGATCACCCGGGTCAGGACCGAAGCTGCAGCCGGCAAGCTGATCGCCGACGTCGTAGATCATTCCGACCGGGGGTTGATGCTGCCGATGGAAGATATGTTCCAGGATTATACGCCGCCGAATGCGGCCGACTACAATCCCGACGCGCTGATCTCCAAGAAGCTGTGGCCGCGCGCCACCATCGCGTGGTCGATCGCCTACAACACCGAACTGGTGAAGGATCCCCCCAAAAGCTGGATGGATCTGACCAAGCCCGAATACAACAAGCTGACGGGGCAGGTGTTCGCGCAATCCGGCGGCACCACCTGGACCCGTATCATGTTCGAGCGCCAGGTGCTGGGCGAGGATTACTGGAAGAAGCAGGCTGCGACCCGCCCGGTGCTGTATCCGTCGGGCGCGCCGATGGCGGACTCGCTGGTTCGCGGGGAAGTGGCGATGGGTCCCTTGCTCTACAATGTGATCTATCAGAAGAAAAAGGACGGCGCGCCGGTGGGGATTTTCTTCCCGCCGGAGGGTGCGCCGGTCAATCCCTATGCCAGCGGCATTCCGAAAACCGCCGCCAATCCGAACGCAGCAAAATTGTTCCTGAACTGGTGTCTGTCGAAGGAAGGGCAGACCTTCATGATCAAGGAGCTCGGAAATCTCACTTCCTTGAAGGAGCCGCCGGCCTATCCGGAAGGCTTCGACCCCAAGGTCGTCAAGGTCTGGTACCCCAAGTTCGAAGACTATGTGAAGCTTCAGGCGACCTGGGTGGCGGAGTGGGACAAGACCTTCGGCTATCGGCAGTGA
- a CDS encoding ABC transporter ATP-binding protein: MTATLEVTDLRKQFAIGRPAIDGVSFAVPAGEIVVLLGPSGCGKTTTLRCVAGLEHPTSGEISIAGRVVSSPERGILVPPRARELGMVFQSYAVWPHMTVRQNVVYPLKHRKFSRNDARLKVDEALKLVGLSEYAERPVVALSGGQMQRVALARSIVYRPQLLLLDEPLSNLDAKLRLRLRDDLRVIFKQTGMTALYVTHDQAEAVVLGDRIGVMRDGKLLQMDTPDAIYNRPADLFVANFTGATNELAGTLVSRNGQFGTVDFGEGRRGEVALFHRLTPDEKVRVALRPENITIGRQDGANTFPAKVLDRRYQGTQTAYGIELFGTRLEVIELGTASRHQVGVEAPVSLPREYLWAYRDTGPSAYE; this comes from the coding sequence ATGACGGCAACCCTCGAAGTCACCGACCTGCGCAAGCAGTTCGCGATCGGCCGGCCGGCGATCGACGGCGTCAGTTTCGCCGTGCCGGCCGGCGAGATCGTGGTTCTGCTCGGCCCCTCCGGCTGCGGCAAGACCACGACGCTGCGCTGCGTCGCGGGGCTGGAGCATCCGACCTCGGGCGAGATCAGCATCGCGGGCAGGGTGGTCTCGTCGCCCGAACGCGGGATTCTGGTGCCGCCGCGTGCGCGCGAGCTCGGGATGGTGTTTCAGTCCTATGCGGTGTGGCCGCACATGACGGTGCGGCAGAACGTGGTCTATCCGCTCAAGCACCGAAAGTTTTCGCGCAATGACGCCCGCCTTAAGGTCGACGAAGCGCTCAAGCTGGTCGGTCTCTCGGAATACGCCGAACGGCCGGTGGTCGCGTTGTCCGGCGGCCAGATGCAGCGCGTGGCGCTGGCGCGCAGCATCGTCTACCGGCCGCAATTGTTGCTGCTCGACGAGCCCCTGTCGAATCTCGATGCCAAGCTGCGCCTGCGGTTGCGCGACGATCTTCGTGTGATCTTCAAGCAGACCGGGATGACCGCGCTGTATGTCACCCATGACCAGGCGGAAGCCGTCGTGCTCGGCGACCGCATCGGCGTGATGCGCGACGGCAAGCTGCTGCAGATGGACACGCCTGACGCGATCTATAACCGGCCGGCGGATCTCTTCGTCGCCAATTTCACGGGTGCCACCAACGAGCTCGCGGGAACGCTGGTGTCGCGCAACGGCCAGTTCGGCACGGTCGATTTCGGCGAGGGGCGGCGGGGCGAGGTGGCGCTGTTCCACCGGCTGACGCCGGACGAAAAAGTGCGCGTGGCGCTGCGGCCGGAAAACATCACCATCGGGCGGCAGGACGGCGCGAACACGTTTCCCGCCAAGGTCCTCGACCGCCGCTACCAGGGCACGCAAACGGCCTACGGCATCGAGCTGTTCGGCACGCGGCTCGAGGTGATCGAACTCGGGACTGCCTCGCGCCATCAGGTTGGTGTCGAGGCGCCGGTCTCGTTGCCGCGCGAATACCTGTGGGCCTATCGCGACACCGGGCCGTCGGCTTACGAATAG
- a CDS encoding MFS transporter, producing the protein MSLDTTAEPPAPAPIDGLPPDLRRWAVAAIFTALALASLDTAIANIALPAIAADLHVSPADVVWVVNIYQIALVATLLPLGALGEIVGHQRIYIGGLLLFTLASLGCAFAWSLPSLTAARALQGLGASGIMSVNAALVRFVYPTHMLGRGFGHNALVVGTAFTLGPTIASAILSIGTWPWLFAINIPFGVIAIWIGLKTLPKTPRAKHAFDFTSAALTASCLGLFIVGIGSAAHQAPPALVGLELGAALLLGWIMTRRDAAHPAPMLPIDLFRRPMFALSAATSVCSFAVQGLAFVSLPFYFEDVLHRSQVETGFFMTPWPLVVAIMAPIGGRLSDRYPVGILGGIGLVLLGIGMALLATLPPDPGTANIVWRTVICGIGFGFFQTPNLRALMSSAPPHRSGSASSIVATARLTGQTLGAALAALCFGLAGHDGATLALALGAGFAALGSVMSFLRLTVGTPRNT; encoded by the coding sequence ATGTCACTGGATACAACCGCTGAGCCGCCCGCCCCCGCGCCCATCGACGGCCTGCCCCCGGATCTCCGGCGCTGGGCGGTTGCGGCGATCTTTACCGCGCTGGCACTGGCCTCGCTGGATACGGCGATCGCCAACATTGCGCTGCCCGCCATTGCCGCCGATCTTCATGTCAGCCCGGCCGACGTGGTCTGGGTGGTCAACATCTACCAGATCGCGCTGGTCGCGACCTTGCTGCCGCTCGGCGCGCTCGGCGAAATCGTCGGCCATCAACGGATCTATATCGGCGGCCTGCTGCTGTTCACGCTGGCCTCGCTCGGCTGCGCCTTCGCATGGTCGCTGCCCAGCCTGACGGCGGCCCGGGCACTGCAGGGATTGGGCGCCAGCGGCATCATGAGCGTCAACGCGGCGCTGGTTCGCTTCGTCTATCCGACCCATATGCTCGGACGCGGCTTCGGCCACAACGCGCTGGTGGTCGGAACGGCTTTCACTTTGGGACCGACCATCGCCTCCGCGATCCTTTCGATCGGAACCTGGCCGTGGCTGTTCGCCATCAATATTCCCTTTGGCGTGATCGCGATCTGGATCGGCCTGAAGACCTTGCCGAAAACGCCGCGGGCGAAGCACGCGTTCGATTTCACGAGCGCGGCGCTGACCGCGAGCTGCCTCGGTCTCTTTATTGTCGGCATCGGCAGTGCGGCCCATCAGGCCCCTCCGGCGCTGGTCGGACTGGAGCTTGGCGCGGCCTTGCTGCTCGGCTGGATCATGACCCGCCGGGACGCCGCCCACCCGGCGCCGATGCTGCCGATCGACCTGTTCCGGCGGCCGATGTTCGCACTGTCGGCGGCCACCTCGGTGTGCTCCTTCGCGGTGCAGGGACTGGCGTTCGTGTCGCTGCCCTTCTACTTCGAGGACGTGCTGCACCGGTCGCAGGTCGAGACCGGCTTCTTCATGACACCCTGGCCGCTGGTCGTGGCGATCATGGCGCCGATCGGAGGCCGGCTCTCCGACCGTTATCCGGTCGGCATCCTCGGCGGCATCGGCCTGGTGCTGCTGGGCATCGGCATGGCGCTGCTGGCGACGCTGCCGCCGGACCCAGGCACGGCCAACATCGTCTGGCGCACGGTGATTTGCGGGATCGGCTTCGGATTCTTCCAGACGCCCAATTTGCGGGCACTGATGTCGAGCGCGCCGCCGCATCGCAGTGGCAGCGCCAGCAGCATCGTCGCGACCGCCCGCCTGACCGGACAGACGCTCGGCGCGGCGCTTGCCGCCTTGTGCTTTGGCCTTGCCGGCCATGATGGCGCGACGCTTGCATTGGCACTCGGCGCCGGCTTTGCTGCGCTCGGCAGCGTGATGAGCTTCCTTCGGCTGACTGTGGGTACTCCGCGCAATACATGA
- a CDS encoding IS630 family transposase (programmed frameshift) — translation MVRPLSNDLRERAVRAVESGESCHAVAARFDVAVSSVVKWRQRYRATGSVAPGKMGGHRKPILEPHRAFIAERISQTPHLTLHGLKDELATRGVKVSHHAVWTFLRREGLSFKKTLFALEQGRADVARRRQRWHSLQDRLDPSRLVFIDETWIKTNMAPLRGWGPKGERLRGFAPHGHWRTLTFLGALRCDRLTAPCVFDGPINGESFRAYVEQQLVRVLRPGDIVVIDNLGSHKSPSVRQMIQKAGARLWYLPPYSPDLNPIEQVFAKIKHWMRIAQKRTIDDACDHIGHLVRSVMSDECSNYFVNAGYASIKT, via the exons ATGGTCCGACCTCTTTCGAACGATCTTCGTGAACGAGCCGTGAGGGCGGTGGAATCCGGCGAGAGTTGCCATGCTGTGGCGGCCCGGTTCGATGTTGCGGTGTCGTCCGTTGTGAAGTGGCGCCAACGCTATCGCGCGACAGGTTCGGTGGCTCCGGGCAAGATGGGCGGGCACCGCAAGCCGATTCTGGAGCCGCATCGGGCGTTCATCGCGGAGCGGATCAGCCAGACGCCACATCTGACGCTGCACGGTCTGAAGGACGAACTCGCCACACGAGGCGTGAAGGTCTCGCACCACGCGGTGTGGACGTTCCTGCGACGCGAGGGTCTGAGCTTC AAAAAAACACTGTTCGCCCTTGAGCAGGGCCGCGCCGACGTCGCGCGGCGGCGGCAGCGCTGGCATAGCCTACAGGATCGCCTCGATCCAAGCCGGCTGGTGTTCATCGACGAGACCTGGATCAAGACCAACATGGCCCCGCTGCGCGGCTGGGGGCCCAAGGGTGAGCGGCTGCGCGGCTTTGCGCCGCACGGCCACTGGCGAACGCTGACCTTCCTGGGCGCGCTCCGCTGTGACCGACTCACTGCGCCTTGCGTGTTCGATGGGCCGATCAACGGCGAGAGCTTCCGCGCCTATGTCGAACAGCAACTCGTTCGCGTGCTGCGGCCGGGCGACATCGTCGTGATAGACAATCTCGGTAGCCACAAGTCGCCGTCCGTCCGTCAGATGATCCAGAAAGCCGGTGCCAGGCTGTGGTACCTGCCGCCGTACTCACCCGACCTCAACCCGATCGAGCAGGTCTTTGCCAAGATCAAGCACTGGATGCGCATCGCACAGAAACGCACGATCGACGACGCCTGCGACCACATCGGCCACCTCGTCAGAAGCGTCATGTCCGACGAATGCAGCAACTATTTCGTCAATGCCGGATACGCTTCCATAAAAACATGA
- a CDS encoding ABC transporter permease, which yields MNGQTSRRSEVVRSVSEGQRAWGGLWVTFLLAILGFLVIYPILMLLLGALTDTNPVVEGISLSHLSVKNFVTVLANPNVAEALANTMIACGGGTLIAVVIGLLFSWIVVRTNTPFKGFIAAASILPLFAPPLVAGVAWAILGSPKTGLINTMFKWVGLDWRVDFYSMWGLVFVFGIYYAPYVYMFTASALRNMDPSLEEAAEISGASAFATLFTVTFPLIMPAIVSGMLLSFIVMLGIYGIPAVLGAPTNLAVLTTYIFKLTNWSPPLYNTAAAVAIILMVVTGLLVFLQQRVLSGRSYTTVAGKAFRPRSLDLGRWRWFTFGLGIVYLLIVVVLPSLALIVAAFRKFMFIRDAASLFDMRQYSLMHFYSIFDNPLTLRSIYNAVEVGVVTAVVGGALAFAIGYTIHRTRVTGRFWIDLISTVPVAIPGLVVGVAYLWAWIGIPGGLYGTIWILALAFIARFMPDTVKSLSTSFMQIHRELEEAAWVCGKGMLETIRTIVLPLARPGVIASMTLLFVLAIRELGSSLFLYTSNTMVMSVLLLDYYEGGNIGKTAAFSIVQTILLGVLIGGANWLSQGSAQGSVARTG from the coding sequence TTGAACGGACAGACGAGCCGGCGCAGCGAAGTCGTGCGTAGCGTCAGTGAGGGGCAGCGTGCGTGGGGCGGCTTGTGGGTCACGTTCCTGCTGGCGATTCTCGGCTTTCTCGTCATCTATCCGATCCTGATGCTGCTGCTCGGTGCGCTCACCGACACCAATCCGGTGGTCGAAGGCATCTCGCTCAGCCACCTCTCGGTCAAGAACTTCGTGACCGTGCTGGCGAACCCGAATGTCGCCGAGGCGCTGGCAAATACCATGATCGCCTGCGGCGGCGGTACGCTGATTGCCGTGGTGATCGGGTTGCTGTTCTCCTGGATCGTCGTCCGCACCAATACGCCGTTCAAGGGGTTTATCGCGGCCGCCAGCATCCTGCCGCTGTTTGCGCCGCCGCTGGTTGCCGGCGTCGCATGGGCCATCCTGGGGTCGCCGAAGACCGGCCTGATCAACACCATGTTCAAATGGGTGGGGCTGGACTGGCGCGTCGATTTCTATTCGATGTGGGGCCTGGTGTTCGTGTTCGGCATCTACTACGCGCCCTATGTCTACATGTTCACCGCGTCGGCGCTGCGCAACATGGACCCGAGCCTGGAAGAGGCCGCCGAGATTTCCGGCGCCAGCGCGTTCGCGACCTTGTTCACGGTGACGTTCCCCCTGATCATGCCGGCGATCGTCTCGGGCATGCTGCTGTCGTTCATCGTGATGCTCGGCATTTACGGCATTCCGGCGGTTCTCGGCGCGCCGACCAACCTTGCGGTGCTGACCACCTACATCTTCAAGCTCACGAACTGGTCGCCGCCGCTCTACAACACCGCCGCTGCGGTCGCGATCATCCTGATGGTCGTCACCGGCCTTCTTGTATTCCTGCAGCAGAGGGTCTTGAGCGGCCGCAGCTACACCACCGTCGCCGGCAAGGCGTTTCGTCCGCGCAGTCTCGACCTCGGGCGCTGGCGCTGGTTCACCTTCGGCCTCGGCATCGTCTATTTGCTGATCGTCGTGGTGCTGCCGTCGCTGGCGCTGATCGTTGCGGCGTTCCGAAAGTTCATGTTCATCCGGGACGCCGCGAGCCTGTTCGACATGCGGCAGTACTCGCTGATGCATTTCTACAGCATTTTCGACAACCCGCTGACGTTGCGGTCGATCTACAATGCGGTGGAGGTCGGTGTGGTCACCGCGGTTGTCGGCGGCGCGCTGGCTTTTGCGATCGGCTACACCATTCACCGCACCCGAGTCACCGGCCGATTCTGGATCGACCTGATCTCGACGGTCCCGGTTGCCATCCCCGGCCTTGTCGTCGGCGTCGCCTACCTCTGGGCCTGGATCGGCATTCCCGGCGGCCTCTACGGCACGATCTGGATTTTGGCGCTGGCGTTCATCGCGCGATTTATGCCTGACACGGTCAAGTCGCTGTCGACCTCGTTCATGCAGATTCATCGCGAGCTCGAGGAAGCCGCCTGGGTGTGCGGCAAGGGCATGCTCGAGACGATCCGGACGATCGTGCTGCCGCTGGCGCGGCCGGGCGTGATCGCGTCGATGACGCTGCTGTTCGTGCTGGCGATCCGCGAACTCGGTTCGTCGCTGTTTCTCTACACCAGCAACACGATGGTGATGTCGGTGCTGCTGCTGGACTACTACGAGGGCGGCAATATCGGAAAAACCGCGGCCTTCAGCATCGTGCAAACCATTTTGCTCGGCGTTCTCATCGGCGGCGCCAACTGGCTGTCGCAGGGGTCGGCGCAGGGCAGCGTCGCCCGCACCGGATAA